ATCACCCGGCCTTACGTAACCTGACGAAAAAAGCCCCGGGAACATTCCAACACTCCCTCATGGTTGCCAACCTAGCGGAAGAGGCAATTTATCACATCGGGGGTAGCCCGCTTTTAGCCCGTACCGGAGCATTGTACCATGACATCGGGAAAACATACAACCCGATCATGTTCGTGGAGAATCAAACAGGAGGCTTAAACCCGCACGATTCTCTGGATTTTGACGAAAGCGCCCAGATCATTATCAAACACGTGACACAAGGCTTGGAACTTGCCAATAAATACAAATTACCGGAAGTCCTCAAAGACTTTATCCGCACACACCATGGTAAAAGTAAAGTAAAATACTTCTACTACTCATTCAAAAACAAATACCCGGACAAGGAAATAGATGAATCCCTGTTCACTTATCCCGGTCCGGACCCCGTGAGAAAAGAGTGTGCCGTAGTCATGATGGCCGATGGAGTGGAAGCAGCCTCCCGGGCTCTGGAAATAAAGGATGAAGAAAACCTGACCAAACTGGTGAATAACTTGATTGACGGCCTTCTCCAAGATGGACGATTCGCTAACGCAGACTTGACATTCAAGGACATTTCCACGGTGAAACGAGTATTTACAGAAATGCTTATAAACGTGTACCATGCCCGTATCGCGTACCCGAAATTACAAACCAAAGCATAACCCTCAAGACCTAAATATATGACACAAAAACCAATAACCATCAAAGACATTGCAGAGAAATTAAATATATCCGTGTCTACCGTCTCCCGTGCGCTAAAAGACAATCACGAAATCAGCGCACAAACACGTAAAACCGTGCAGGAACTGGCTAAACAACTCGGTTACAAACCCAATCCTATCGCTGTAGCCCTGAAAACCCATAAAAGTCATTCGATCGGAGTTATTGTACCCCAGATCGTGAGTACTTTTTTTGCCACAGTCGTGAAAACGATTGAGGAAGTAGCAGACGGTCACGGCTACAACGTTTTAGTCATATCCTCGAACGAAAGTTTCCAAAAAGAACAAAAAAGCGTGGAAGTACTCATGGCCAACCGGGCGGATGGAATTATCCTTGCCTTATCACACGAGACGAAAGACTATGAACACATTAAAATGATACAGGAATCCGGAACACCTATCGTGCTGTTCGACCGTACCACGAATGAACTCAACGTGTCACGGGTCGTAACGGATGGTGTCACTGCCGCATTCCAAGCCGTTCAACACCTCGTTTCCGAAGGTTGCAAAAAAATAGCTTTATTATGCGGTCCCGAAAACGTTGCCATCGGGGGCAATCGCATGGAAGGCTACGAAAAAGCCATGGAAGCCAACCATCTTCCGGCTAAAACAGAACTAATCTGGCATTGTTCCGATTTCACGGTAGAGGCTGGAAAAGAAGCGACACGTCAGTTACTCTCCCGGAAAGAGAGACCGGATGCTATATTCGGCATCACAGACGATTTGGCCATCGGGGCTATTGAGGCGATCAAGGAAAAAGGACTTAACATCCCGGAAGACATTGCCGTTGTCGGTTTCTCCAACACGAAACGCTCACGCTACATGAACCCGACGGTAAGTTCCATCAACCAGTTCCCGGAAAAAATCGGACGGGCCGCAGCTGAACTTCTGTTTGATCAGATTCTGAACAGCAAGCACGCACAGATTAAAAAAGAAATCATTAACTGCGAACTGATCGTTAGAGAATCTTCGGACAGACTATGTAAAACACGACAAATGCTAACATAATTGCTAAAATCTTAACAATATAAATTAAAACCTTGTTAATTACTCGGTTAAAGATTATTAAACCTAAAAATCAATGGTTTGAATGACTATTTTTGTAGAAATTAATAACAGCAGCCCATGGATGTAGTTGTGGAAAATCTGACGAAATCTTTCGAGAATCAGAAAGCCGTGGATTCAATTTCTTTTAAAGCAAAAAGAGGTGAAATCCTTGGATTCCTAGGGCCTAACGGTGCGGGTAAAACAACCACGATGAAGATCATGGCAGGGCTACTGACACCGGATTTCGGAAATATAACATTCGGGGACTATTCGATTTGGAAACAGGCAGGTAAAATAAAAAACATCATCGGTTACCTCCCGGAACGTAACCCTTTGTATGACGAAATGAACGTGATTGATTTTCTATTTTTTATTTCAAAACTTCACAACATTCCTAAATACAAAATCACGTCACGTGTTTTGGATATGATTCGTTTATGCGGGTTAGACAACGATAAGCACAAACAGATCGGCGAATTATCCAAGGGATTTCGCCAACGGGTAGGAATTGCCCAGGCACTAATTCACGATCCGGAAGTGGTCATTCTCGATGAACCGACAACAGGACTTGACCCCAACCAAATTTTTGGAATCCGTAAAATCATTAAAGAAATCGGGGAAGAAAAAACAGTTATTTTAAGTTCCCACATTCTTTCTGAAATCGAAACAACTTGCGATCAAGTGATGATCATGAGTAACGGGAAAATCGTGGCCAATGGCACGACATCCGAACTTCGTCGCAAATCGGATGCCGAATATTGCCTGAAAATAGGCATCAAGGGTGGGGAAACAACCGACATACACGAGGCACTGAACGACCTGCCGGGAGTACTCCATATCGAGATTATTCATAAACAAAATTTTGAACTCCAATGTAAACCCGATGTAGAAATCGAAAAGTCAATCTTTAACCTTTGCCAAGAAAACAACTGGTACATCAGCGAGTTAACTCCCGTACAAACCAGATTGGAAGATATATTTCGTAAAGTTACACAAAATGAATAATTCATGGGTGCAGTTAAAGTTATAATAAACAAAGAATTAAAAGTAGCATTTAATTCATTATTGATATACATCGCATACACGGCTTTCCTTTGTGTAACGGGATTCGCTTGCTGGTTCTCCGGGAAAAACATCTTTTCAAGCGGACAAGCTTCTCTAAGCAACCTGTTCAACGTGTTTTACTGGACGCTCTTTTTCCTAATACCGGCACTCACGATGAGAAGTATTTCAGAAGAACGCAAGGACGGAACCTTTGAACTCTTATTCTCAAAGCCGATTAAAACATGGCAGTTAATCATGGGGAAATTCTTTGCTATACTATTACAAGTAGTTATATGTCTGGCATTGACACTTCCCTACTATATCACGATTGCCTCACTGGGTAATGTAGATCATGCTGTTGGCTTTTGCGGTTACCTGGGGCTTATTCTGGTCAGTGGATGTTACATCAGTATCGGGATGTTCGCCTCGTCCCTCACCCCGAACACGATCGTGGCCTTCTTCATCACGTTTGCTATCGAGATAGGATTCGTGCTTTTATTTGAATTCATTGCTGAACTATGGGGGCCCGGATTTATAGCGGCATTATTCACGTATCTCTCCATTGGAGAACATTTTGATGCCATCCCCCGCGGAGTGATCGACACGAAAGACTTGATATACTTTATCAGCGTAATTATTATATTTTTAGCATTAGCAAAACATTATATCTGTAAAAATCGGTTTTAATATTTAGTACGAAAGTGATGAAAAAGAAATTGATATACAATCCGACCTACCTGATTTTATCACTGATAGCGGTAAATATTATTTCCTATTTCCTATTTATCAGGATCGACCTCACGAGTAACAAAAAATATTCTTTAAGCCCTGTCAGCAAAACGATGATCAAAAAAATCGACAAGGATATTTCCGTTACCCTATTCATGTCCGAAGGTCTCACGCCCGACAAAATAAAACTCGGACGAGAATTCCGACACTTGCTGAAAGAGTACAAGACAATCAGTAACAAAGCATTCACCATAAACACGATCATACCGAATAATAGTGACAAGGAAGCTCTGGCTGAACAACTAGGGATAGAACCAATGGCCCAGGAAATAGCCGAGAGAGACATGGTGAAAATTCAAAAAGTATACTTTGGAGCCGTCATCCAGATTGGCAACAAAAAAGAGGCAATAAACATTCTCCCGACCACGGCATTAGAATACGAGGTTACCCGCCGTTTAAAAGAAGCTTGCGACACGACCAAACCGACTATCGGTTTCTTACGTGGACATAACGAAATGTTGAGACAAAAAACTCAATTAATCGAGCATGAGCTATCCCATAGTGCCAAGATTGAATCCATGCGCATAGACCAGTTTACAGATTTGAATGACTACAAAGTAATCTGTATCGTGGGACCGAAAGAATCATTCAGCAAGGAAGAACTCGTTCGATTGGGGCAATACTTGGAACAAGGGGGAAGACTCTACATTGCTTTGAATCACGCGGTCGGACAAATCAGTTACAGCCAGAATAACGGTTTCATCAACCGGGTCGGCATAGAAGATATGCTGGAAGAATTCGGGCTAAAAATCAACTATGATTTCGTCGTGGATAACTATTGCGGACGCATACTCGTTACTCAGGATCAAGGATTTCTACAACTCCAAAGTGACCGCCATTTCCCGTATATACCTATCATCCAGAACTTCAGTTCTCACGTAATCACGAAAGGACTGAATGCCATGCTATTACAATTTGCCAGTAGTATCACGAATGTAAAAACGACCTCCGCTTACACGTTCACCCCGTTGGCAAAATCATCTTCCATTTCAGGCGTGCAAAAAGTTCCGGTATTCTTCGATATTTATAAAACTTGGACAAGAAAACACGACTTTAATCAACCCTACAATACTGTTGCCGCATTATTAAGCAACGAAGATAACAACAGTGCTATTGTTGTCATCACGGATGCCGATTTCATGGAAGACAAATTCTTTGACCCGTTCTATATCAGCAATATCAATTTTGCCGTAAACTCCATTGAATGGCTGGCGGACGATTCCGGATTAATTAAATTGAGAAACAAATATATCGAGAATCAGTCATTAAAAGTAGTAAGCGATTCTTACAGGAGATTCTTAAAATATACCAACTTTTTCCTGCCCATCATGCTGGTATTACTTATCGGACTATATCAATACAGGGAATATAAAAGAAAACGGTTGAGACGTTCTCAACCGGGTCGTATCGATTAGGTGATTACTCACCTAATCGTTTTATTTTTTGATACAAGGCCTCGCTCACCTCGCATAACGGAGATCTTAACTTCTGGCAGGCAATCACGCCTCTGGCATGTAACGCAGCTTTTATTCCTGCGGGATTTCCCTCTTCAAAGAGAGCTTTAAACATCTCACCCAACTGCAAATGAATCTGCCGAGCCTCCCCGTACTCGCCTTCCAATGCCAAATGCAGCATCGTGGAGAATTCATTCGGCATCACATTAGCAATCACGGAAATAACGCCACTGGCCCCTATAGATACTAACGGTAAGGCAATACCATCATCTCCCGACAGGAAGATAAAATTCTCCGGCATACCGGAAATAATTGCCGTAGCCTGTTCAAAATTCCCGGAAGCCTCTTTAATGGCGATGATATTCTCAAAATCACGAGCCAACTTCAAGGTTATCGCGGCAGTCATATTCACGGACGTACGCCCCGGAACATTATACAAGATCACGGGAAGAGGTGTATGCTCGGCTATCGCCTTAAAATGATTATACAACCCTTGTTGAGAAGGTTTATTATAATACGGGGTAACACTCAGAATGGCATCTCCCGACCGCAGATAAGGCAGTGTGGCAAGATCATGGATCACTTGAGCCGTATTATTCCCCCCGATTCCCAAAACAATCGGCAAACGTCCGGCATTCTCTTCGGCAATGACTTGCACGACAAAAGCTCTTTCGTCCGCTGTCATCGTTGCCGCCTCGGACGTCGTTCCCAAAGCTACCAGATAATCCACCCCACCATCAACCACGTAATTCACCAGGTTCCTCAGAGAATGTTCATCCACACGTCCCGTTTCGTCAAATGGAGTCACTAAAGCAACCCCTACTCCCGAAAACTTTTTCATTTCAATACGTATTTATCTTAGTTAATAATTTAAACAATCGCTCCATAAAATCATCTATATCCCGCACCCCGTCAAAATCAATATCATGTCCCGTACCGTAACCAATCTTGCAAGACGCCTTGGCCGACTTCACGATATAATCCCCCCACACATCCGGCTTCAACGACAAATCAATCAACAGTCCCTCCTTCCTGTTCAGTATTTCCTGCACCCGGGGATCACGAAATCCTCCCTTGTAAGAAATAGCAGAACTATCCAGATAAATAGCATCTTGTATTTGCTCCGTATTCAACTTAGGCTGCCGGATAAAAGCAAGCAAACAAACGTCCATATGTTTGGCCAGAGCCTCCCGCACCTTATTGACAGAAGACACCGGGACATCACCAGCTACCCAAAACACGACACATTTTTTGGCCGTATCTAAATTATAAAACGACAATACCCGTTCATCTTTTACCACTATATTCTTCAAATGGTGCTTTTTAAACCCTTCTGCAATACATTTAAACATACAAAACTATTTATCTGACTCTTACTCCTAACTTTATCATATTCATTTGTACATGAACAGAGTAACACAAATGTAGTAATAAAAACTATATGCACTCCACTTTGTTATTTTTCAAACATAAAAAAAGTATTTGAAAAAATTCCGTTAACTCTTGCAGGAAAAAAGAACATTCCCTATCTTTGCCACGCAAATCAAGAAGGACTCGTAGCTTAATGGATAGAGCACTTGGTTACGGCCCAAGAGGTTGTGGGTTCGACTCCCGCCGAGTTCACGAAAATCCCCCGAAAGATGTCTTTCGGGGGATTTTTCATTATATACCTCAAATCAAAACCTTCTTTTATATTTTCAATTTATCTCCCAATAAATCAGACAACGCCACATCTAACTCAACTTTCCGAACTCCGGCACAAACAATACGCCCCTCCTTATCTAAGATCAAGCAAAAAGGA
The window above is part of the Butyricimonas paravirosa genome. Proteins encoded here:
- a CDS encoding LacI family DNA-binding transcriptional regulator, whose product is MTQKPITIKDIAEKLNISVSTVSRALKDNHEISAQTRKTVQELAKQLGYKPNPIAVALKTHKSHSIGVIVPQIVSTFFATVVKTIEEVADGHGYNVLVISSNESFQKEQKSVEVLMANRADGIILALSHETKDYEHIKMIQESGTPIVLFDRTTNELNVSRVVTDGVTAAFQAVQHLVSEGCKKIALLCGPENVAIGGNRMEGYEKAMEANHLPAKTELIWHCSDFTVEAGKEATRQLLSRKERPDAIFGITDDLAIGAIEAIKEKGLNIPEDIAVVGFSNTKRSRYMNPTVSSINQFPEKIGRAAAELLFDQILNSKHAQIKKEIINCELIVRESSDRLCKTRQMLT
- a CDS encoding ATP-binding cassette domain-containing protein, with amino-acid sequence MDVVVENLTKSFENQKAVDSISFKAKRGEILGFLGPNGAGKTTTMKIMAGLLTPDFGNITFGDYSIWKQAGKIKNIIGYLPERNPLYDEMNVIDFLFFISKLHNIPKYKITSRVLDMIRLCGLDNDKHKQIGELSKGFRQRVGIAQALIHDPEVVILDEPTTGLDPNQIFGIRKIIKEIGEEKTVILSSHILSEIETTCDQVMIMSNGKIVANGTTSELRRKSDAEYCLKIGIKGGETTDIHEALNDLPGVLHIEIIHKQNFELQCKPDVEIEKSIFNLCQENNWYISELTPVQTRLEDIFRKVTQNE
- a CDS encoding ABC transporter permease subunit; amino-acid sequence: MGAVKVIINKELKVAFNSLLIYIAYTAFLCVTGFACWFSGKNIFSSGQASLSNLFNVFYWTLFFLIPALTMRSISEERKDGTFELLFSKPIKTWQLIMGKFFAILLQVVICLALTLPYYITIASLGNVDHAVGFCGYLGLILVSGCYISIGMFASSLTPNTIVAFFITFAIEIGFVLLFEFIAELWGPGFIAALFTYLSIGEHFDAIPRGVIDTKDLIYFISVIIIFLALAKHYICKNRF
- a CDS encoding GldG family protein, with the translated sequence MKKKLIYNPTYLILSLIAVNIISYFLFIRIDLTSNKKYSLSPVSKTMIKKIDKDISVTLFMSEGLTPDKIKLGREFRHLLKEYKTISNKAFTINTIIPNNSDKEALAEQLGIEPMAQEIAERDMVKIQKVYFGAVIQIGNKKEAINILPTTALEYEVTRRLKEACDTTKPTIGFLRGHNEMLRQKTQLIEHELSHSAKIESMRIDQFTDLNDYKVICIVGPKESFSKEELVRLGQYLEQGGRLYIALNHAVGQISYSQNNGFINRVGIEDMLEEFGLKINYDFVVDNYCGRILVTQDQGFLQLQSDRHFPYIPIIQNFSSHVITKGLNAMLLQFASSITNVKTTSAYTFTPLAKSSSISGVQKVPVFFDIYKTWTRKHDFNQPYNTVAALLSNEDNNSAIVVITDADFMEDKFFDPFYISNINFAVNSIEWLADDSGLIKLRNKYIENQSLKVVSDSYRRFLKYTNFFLPIMLVLLIGLYQYREYKRKRLRRSQPGRID
- the dapA gene encoding 4-hydroxy-tetrahydrodipicolinate synthase — protein: MKKFSGVGVALVTPFDETGRVDEHSLRNLVNYVVDGGVDYLVALGTTSEAATMTADERAFVVQVIAEENAGRLPIVLGIGGNNTAQVIHDLATLPYLRSGDAILSVTPYYNKPSQQGLYNHFKAIAEHTPLPVILYNVPGRTSVNMTAAITLKLARDFENIIAIKEASGNFEQATAIISGMPENFIFLSGDDGIALPLVSIGASGVISVIANVMPNEFSTMLHLALEGEYGEARQIHLQLGEMFKALFEEGNPAGIKAALHARGVIACQKLRSPLCEVSEALYQKIKRLGE
- a CDS encoding DUF6913 domain-containing protein, with product MFKCIAEGFKKHHLKNIVVKDERVLSFYNLDTAKKCVVFWVAGDVPVSSVNKVREALAKHMDVCLLAFIRQPKLNTEQIQDAIYLDSSAISYKGGFRDPRVQEILNRKEGLLIDLSLKPDVWGDYIVKSAKASCKIGYGTGHDIDFDGVRDIDDFMERLFKLLTKINTY